A genomic region of uncultured Paludibaculum sp. contains the following coding sequences:
- the nuoG gene encoding NADH-quinone oxidoreductase subunit NuoG, producing MADPITLTIDGKQVKVPAGTLVIEAAKRVGIEVPAFCYYEGFSLQAACRMCLVEVEKMPKLQPSCTLPAAEGMVVLTESPKVVEARKGMLEYLLSNHPLDCPVCDKGGECELQDMTFRYGAGESRFVEIKHHVDEKQWSPAVYYDAARCILCYRCIRVCDEGLGVGALGLTYRGVAAEITPSHGDHLECDECGWCIDVCPVGALTSGTYRYKSRPWEMNYAGTICTHCSDGCKTTLSVRNGEVIRANNRDRSGVNGEFLCVKGRFGFDFVHNEERLQTPLLRKDGKLEPVSWSEALAAVAARFGEVKARNGKFGIIGSTHTSNEENYYLQKFARQGLGTANIDHHRSGDVPALLDALSGKTGKLATSADLYNAKAALVIGSDLAQQHPFLAFQLRANFRHHQAAVYTVTSGPVREEQYAAKSLHCEAGQELGVVQSLAEELKKHSDLVILFSDAVRGPAVRQLIEFGESLGIPVKYVCLVDYANSRGAMDMGLLPDLGPGYHAAPASGLSRDEMLAAADLDVLWVVGSNPFKTTAPAGTGTFTVVQDLFLTETAQRADVVLPAASAYEKNGTVTNVCGEVQRLKQGPKVMGTKSDLEIFGLLAKELGLNLGIWTADKVFEEIRRTVPGYNVPLPVIATGGAAQTAPVNGGVPQSGKPEYIRSAGDTLFTSGTLGRYSKMLNRVMEAPGQLYKP from the coding sequence ATGGCGGATCCCATTACGCTGACAATCGACGGTAAGCAGGTGAAGGTGCCGGCTGGCACCCTGGTCATCGAAGCTGCCAAGAGAGTCGGCATTGAAGTGCCCGCGTTTTGCTACTACGAAGGCTTCTCGCTGCAGGCCGCCTGCCGCATGTGCCTGGTGGAAGTCGAGAAGATGCCCAAGCTGCAGCCTAGTTGCACGCTGCCGGCCGCCGAAGGCATGGTGGTTCTCACCGAGTCGCCCAAGGTGGTGGAGGCCCGCAAGGGCATGCTGGAGTATCTGCTCTCGAATCACCCGCTCGACTGCCCAGTCTGCGATAAGGGCGGGGAGTGCGAACTGCAGGACATGACGTTCCGCTACGGCGCGGGCGAGAGCCGGTTTGTCGAGATCAAGCATCACGTGGATGAGAAGCAGTGGAGTCCGGCGGTTTACTACGACGCCGCGCGCTGCATCCTCTGCTATCGATGCATTCGGGTTTGCGATGAGGGCCTGGGCGTGGGCGCGTTGGGGCTGACCTACCGCGGCGTGGCCGCGGAGATCACGCCGAGCCATGGCGATCATCTCGAGTGCGACGAGTGCGGGTGGTGTATCGACGTCTGCCCTGTCGGCGCGCTGACCTCGGGCACTTACCGGTACAAGTCCCGGCCGTGGGAGATGAACTACGCGGGCACGATTTGCACGCATTGCTCCGATGGCTGTAAGACGACATTGAGCGTACGCAATGGGGAAGTGATCCGCGCCAACAACCGTGACCGTAGCGGCGTGAACGGTGAGTTTCTCTGTGTGAAGGGCCGCTTTGGTTTTGACTTTGTGCACAACGAAGAGCGGCTGCAGACGCCGCTGCTGCGCAAGGACGGCAAGCTGGAGCCTGTGAGCTGGAGTGAGGCACTGGCCGCCGTGGCCGCCCGTTTCGGCGAGGTGAAGGCGCGCAACGGGAAGTTCGGCATCATCGGTTCGACGCACACCTCCAACGAAGAGAACTACTACCTGCAGAAGTTCGCCCGGCAGGGGCTGGGCACTGCGAATATCGATCATCATCGGTCGGGCGACGTGCCGGCGTTACTCGACGCGCTCAGTGGGAAGACCGGCAAGCTGGCCACGTCAGCCGATCTCTACAACGCCAAGGCGGCGCTGGTGATTGGCAGTGATCTGGCCCAGCAACATCCATTCCTGGCGTTCCAGTTGCGTGCGAACTTCCGGCATCATCAAGCGGCTGTCTATACGGTGACCAGCGGGCCGGTGAGGGAAGAGCAATACGCGGCCAAGAGCCTGCATTGCGAGGCGGGACAGGAACTCGGTGTCGTGCAGTCTCTGGCTGAGGAGTTGAAGAAGCACTCTGACCTGGTGATCCTGTTCAGCGATGCGGTTCGAGGTCCGGCGGTCCGCCAACTCATCGAATTCGGCGAGTCGCTGGGGATCCCGGTGAAGTATGTCTGCCTCGTCGACTACGCGAATTCGCGCGGCGCCATGGATATGGGACTTCTGCCCGACCTGGGGCCCGGTTACCACGCGGCTCCGGCCTCCGGTTTGTCCCGTGACGAAATGTTGGCCGCCGCCGATCTCGACGTGCTGTGGGTGGTGGGCTCGAATCCATTCAAGACCACGGCGCCGGCCGGTACGGGGACATTCACAGTGGTGCAGGATCTCTTCCTTACCGAGACCGCGCAACGGGCCGATGTCGTGCTGCCGGCTGCCAGCGCCTATGAGAAGAACGGCACAGTCACCAATGTCTGCGGCGAGGTGCAGAGGCTGAAACAGGGACCGAAGGTGATGGGCACCAAGTCGGACCTGGAGATCTTCGGGCTGCTGGCCAAGGAACTGGGGCTGAACCTGGGCATCTGGACGGCCGACAAGGTCTTCGAAGAGATCCGCCGCACGGTGCCGGGCTATAACGTACCGCTGCCCGTGATCGCGACCGGAGGCGCGGCGCAGACCGCCCCGGTAAACGGCGGCGTGCCGCAATCGGGCAAGCCGGAATATATCCGCTCGGCTGGCGATACTCTCTTCACTTCAGGCACCTTGGGCCGCTACTCCAAGATGCTCAATCGAGTCATGGAAGCACCGGGACAGTTGTACAAACCGTAA
- the nuoL gene encoding NADH-quinone oxidoreductase subunit L yields MHQLWLIPALPFAGFLVNGLFGRKLPKAATNAAAIGSVLLAFLWVVKTVLALGAMETPHVEHYFTWIQSGYVNIGFDFAVDRLTAVMLLIVTGIGTLIHIYAAGYMEHEGGYYRFFAYLNLFMFFMLVLVLAANYLLLFVGWEGVGLCSYLLIGFYFQKKSAGDAGKKAFIVNRIGDFGFSLAMFLILVHFKSLDFQTVFAKAGAADAGGVSAATFTLICILLMVGAAGKSAQLPLYVWLPDAMEGPTPVSALIHAATMVTAGVYMIARSAVLFNHSPAALDVVAYIGLATAVMAATIGLTQYDIKKVFAYSTVSQLGYMFLALGSGAYSAGIFHVMTHAFFKALLFLGAGSVIHAVHGEQDLRMMGGLRSKIPVTCVLLLCASVAIAGVPPFSGYKSKDVILLAAHAKAPWMYWVGVVTAGMTAFYVFRAWFMAFFGSYRGHAHPHESPLVMTLPLGVLALLSLGGGFLNVPLFLEPMFGGEHAAHDETLVFISVAAGVIGIVLAYIFYVAKPGLADGFARIFSWPYKVLFNKYYVDEAYDAVIVHPIRDGSTSVLWRFVDVGVIDGAVNGVGSLAQAIGGGLRHLQSGYIRRYAAWVVLGSIVIVAVVSFWGGVR; encoded by the coding sequence ATGCATCAACTCTGGCTCATCCCCGCCTTGCCGTTTGCCGGATTTCTGGTGAATGGTCTGTTCGGCCGCAAGCTGCCCAAAGCGGCCACCAACGCAGCGGCCATCGGCAGCGTTTTACTCGCCTTCCTCTGGGTCGTGAAGACCGTGCTCGCGCTGGGCGCCATGGAAACGCCCCACGTGGAGCATTACTTCACGTGGATTCAGAGCGGATATGTGAACATCGGGTTCGACTTCGCGGTCGACCGACTTACTGCCGTAATGCTGCTGATTGTCACTGGCATCGGTACGCTTATTCACATTTACGCCGCCGGCTACATGGAACACGAAGGGGGCTACTACCGCTTCTTTGCCTACCTGAACCTCTTCATGTTCTTCATGCTTGTGCTGGTGCTGGCCGCCAACTACCTGCTGCTGTTTGTAGGCTGGGAAGGCGTGGGTCTATGCAGCTACCTGCTGATCGGGTTCTACTTCCAGAAGAAGAGCGCGGGCGACGCCGGCAAGAAGGCGTTCATCGTTAACCGCATCGGCGACTTCGGTTTCTCGCTGGCGATGTTCCTGATCCTGGTCCATTTCAAGTCGCTCGACTTTCAGACCGTTTTTGCCAAGGCAGGCGCGGCCGACGCCGGCGGAGTCTCCGCCGCGACCTTCACACTGATCTGCATTCTGTTGATGGTCGGTGCCGCCGGCAAGAGCGCTCAGCTCCCGTTATACGTCTGGCTGCCTGACGCGATGGAAGGTCCGACACCCGTTAGCGCCCTAATCCACGCGGCCACCATGGTGACCGCGGGCGTGTACATGATCGCGCGATCCGCGGTGCTGTTCAACCACTCGCCGGCCGCCCTTGATGTAGTTGCCTACATCGGATTGGCCACCGCCGTGATGGCCGCGACCATCGGCCTCACGCAGTACGACATCAAGAAGGTCTTCGCGTACTCGACGGTCTCGCAATTGGGCTACATGTTCCTGGCGTTGGGCAGCGGTGCCTACTCGGCGGGTATCTTCCACGTCATGACGCACGCGTTCTTCAAGGCGCTGTTGTTCCTCGGCGCCGGATCGGTGATCCACGCCGTGCATGGTGAGCAGGATCTGCGAATGATGGGTGGGTTACGGTCGAAGATTCCGGTGACCTGCGTACTGCTGCTCTGCGCCTCGGTCGCGATTGCCGGTGTGCCCCCCTTCTCGGGCTACAAGAGCAAAGACGTTATTCTGCTGGCCGCACATGCCAAGGCACCCTGGATGTACTGGGTGGGTGTTGTCACTGCGGGCATGACGGCATTCTACGTGTTTCGCGCCTGGTTCATGGCCTTTTTCGGAAGCTATCGCGGACATGCCCATCCCCATGAGTCGCCGCTGGTAATGACGCTGCCTCTGGGTGTGTTGGCTTTGCTCAGCCTCGGCGGCGGATTCTTGAACGTGCCGCTCTTTCTCGAGCCAATGTTCGGCGGGGAGCACGCCGCGCATGACGAGACTCTGGTCTTCATTTCGGTTGCCGCGGGTGTCATCGGCATCGTCCTGGCGTACATCTTCTATGTGGCCAAGCCTGGCCTGGCCGATGGGTTTGCGCGCATCTTCTCCTGGCCATATAAGGTGCTGTTCAACAAATACTATGTCGATGAGGCGTACGACGCTGTTATCGTGCACCCCATCCGGGATGGCTCCACCAGCGTGCTTTGGAGGTTTGTTGATGTGGGCGTTATCGACGGCGCCGTGAACGGCGTCGGATCGCTGGCTCAAGCTATCGGTGGCGGATTGCGCCATCTACAATCGGGCTACATACGAAGGTATGCGGCGTGGGTGGTGCTGGGCAGCATCGTGATTGTCGCGGTTGTCAGCTTCTGGGGAGGCGTTCGGTGA
- the nuoK gene encoding NADH-quinone oxidoreductase subunit NuoK, with amino-acid sequence MPELPIALPANVPLSWYLILSVILFVVGAAGFLLRRNIITVFMCIELMLNAVNLTFIAFSHQLKQVDGHIFSFFVMVVAAAEAAVGLAIILTVFKNRSTLEVDEVSSMKL; translated from the coding sequence ATGCCTGAGTTGCCCATCGCACTACCTGCCAATGTACCGCTCTCCTGGTACCTGATCCTCAGCGTGATTCTCTTTGTGGTTGGCGCGGCCGGCTTTCTGCTGCGGCGCAACATTATCACCGTCTTCATGTGCATCGAACTGATGCTCAACGCGGTGAACCTCACGTTCATCGCCTTCAGCCACCAGTTGAAGCAGGTGGATGGCCACATCTTCAGTTTCTTCGTGATGGTCGTTGCCGCGGCGGAAGCCGCCGTCGGGCTCGCCATTATCCTCACGGTGTTCAAGAATCGCTCGACGCTCGAAGTCGACGAAGTCTCTTCGATGAAGCTCTGA
- a CDS encoding glycoside hydrolase family 15 protein, whose product MQATGGGNHLGSCTNQRPRQYRPIESCGIIGNLQSIALVSTEGVIDWCCLPKFDSPSVFGAILDQGKGGYFSIAPVTEGVNRQMYLPETNVLMTRFLRPDGVAEVLDFMPVRDEGLRAGAQAPSEIIRIVRGVRGITRIRVDCAPAFGYALVPHETEIRPWGALFRSESGGLALSSAIPVCEENGHAVAEFNIHPKESFTFSLRFMEHGEPLPGGHEPIDGEILMDQAVKFWRGWLSRCTYTGRWRERIIRSALVLKLLTYRPTGAIVASPTCSLPEEVGGARNWDYRYTWIRDAAFTVYAFLRLGFTEEATAFMGWLESRVHEQERVNGPLNVMYAIDGRHDLTEFTLDHLEGYRNSRPVRVGNGAYNQLQLDIYGELVDSIYLYDKHGMPISYSLWRQVRMMLEWVAANWGLPDEGLWEVRSGRKHFIYSKLQCWVALDRGLRLAARRSLPLNRAYLEQERDRVFEWIMNNGWDAEQQCFVQAAGERTLDAANLIMPLVYFIAPTDPRMLSTIDRTIDTLVSDSLVYRYQLHGEVFTDDGVTGAEGTFSMCTFWLVEALTRAGRLEEARLIFEKMLTYCNHLGLYSEEIGPTGESLGNFPQAFTHLGLVSAAINLNARLDGQEFKG is encoded by the coding sequence ATGCAAGCAACTGGAGGTGGCAACCACTTGGGCTCGTGCACCAATCAACGGCCGCGGCAGTATCGGCCTATCGAATCTTGCGGGATCATCGGGAACCTGCAGTCCATCGCATTGGTCTCCACAGAGGGGGTCATCGACTGGTGTTGTCTGCCGAAGTTCGACTCTCCCAGCGTGTTTGGCGCGATTCTGGACCAGGGCAAGGGCGGCTATTTCAGCATTGCGCCGGTCACCGAAGGCGTCAACCGGCAGATGTACCTGCCGGAGACCAACGTTCTGATGACTCGATTCCTACGGCCCGACGGCGTGGCCGAGGTTCTCGACTTCATGCCCGTTCGGGACGAAGGATTGCGGGCTGGGGCCCAGGCGCCCAGCGAGATCATTCGCATCGTCCGCGGCGTGCGGGGCATCACGCGGATCCGCGTCGACTGCGCACCCGCGTTCGGCTATGCACTGGTGCCGCATGAAACCGAAATCCGGCCATGGGGTGCATTGTTCCGCAGCGAGTCGGGCGGTCTTGCCCTGAGCTCGGCCATACCGGTCTGCGAGGAGAACGGCCATGCGGTGGCGGAGTTCAACATCCATCCCAAAGAGAGCTTCACCTTTTCGCTGCGCTTCATGGAGCATGGCGAGCCCTTGCCGGGTGGCCACGAGCCCATCGACGGCGAGATCCTGATGGATCAGGCGGTGAAGTTCTGGCGCGGTTGGCTGAGCCGCTGTACATACACGGGCCGCTGGCGCGAGCGCATCATCCGTTCGGCACTGGTGCTGAAGTTGTTGACCTACCGGCCTACGGGCGCCATTGTTGCCTCGCCCACCTGCAGTTTGCCCGAGGAAGTAGGCGGGGCGCGCAACTGGGATTACCGCTATACGTGGATTCGCGATGCCGCCTTCACGGTCTACGCGTTCCTGCGCCTTGGCTTCACGGAGGAGGCTACGGCGTTCATGGGCTGGCTGGAGTCCCGCGTTCATGAGCAGGAGCGCGTCAACGGGCCGCTGAACGTGATGTACGCCATCGATGGGCGGCACGACCTCACCGAATTCACTCTCGACCACCTGGAGGGCTATCGGAATTCGCGGCCTGTTCGTGTTGGCAACGGTGCGTACAACCAGCTTCAGCTCGACATCTACGGTGAACTGGTCGACTCCATCTATCTCTACGACAAACACGGGATGCCCATCAGCTACAGCCTGTGGCGGCAGGTGCGTATGATGCTGGAATGGGTGGCGGCTAATTGGGGATTGCCAGACGAGGGGCTGTGGGAAGTCCGCAGCGGGCGCAAGCACTTCATCTACTCCAAGCTGCAGTGCTGGGTGGCGTTGGACCGCGGATTGCGCCTGGCCGCGCGACGCAGCCTGCCGCTGAACCGGGCGTATCTGGAGCAGGAGCGTGACCGCGTCTTCGAATGGATCATGAATAACGGCTGGGATGCCGAGCAGCAATGCTTCGTCCAAGCTGCGGGGGAGCGGACCCTTGACGCGGCCAATCTCATCATGCCCCTGGTCTACTTCATCGCGCCGACTGATCCGCGCATGTTGAGCACCATCGATCGAACGATTGATACCCTGGTATCAGACAGTCTGGTCTACCGCTATCAATTGCACGGCGAAGTCTTCACTGACGACGGCGTGACCGGGGCGGAGGGGACCTTCAGTATGTGCACGTTCTGGCTGGTGGAGGCGCTCACGCGGGCTGGCCGTCTGGAAGAAGCCAGGCTCATCTTCGAGAAAATGCTCACTTACTGCAATCACCTGGGCCTCTATTCGGAGGAAATT
- a CDS encoding NADH-quinone oxidoreductase subunit J, which produces MDALLFLLFAAIAVGCAINLVLQTHPISSALSLVGVMGSLAVLYLLLGGEFIAAVQLIVYAGAIMVLFTFVIMLLNAGAEKKPTRNILRAAFAVPLLFTLLAVGAFLVASQTPSTDVVKFGTFIVGGREIGSALFTTYLLPFEATSILILIAILGAIVLARKEI; this is translated from the coding sequence ATGGACGCTTTGTTGTTTCTCCTGTTCGCCGCGATCGCCGTCGGCTGCGCCATCAATCTGGTGTTGCAGACGCACCCGATTTCGAGCGCATTGTCGCTGGTCGGCGTGATGGGTTCGCTGGCGGTGCTGTACCTGTTGCTGGGCGGCGAGTTCATCGCCGCGGTTCAGCTGATTGTCTACGCCGGCGCCATCATGGTGCTATTCACCTTCGTCATCATGCTGCTGAATGCAGGAGCCGAAAAGAAACCCACGCGCAACATCCTCCGTGCCGCCTTTGCCGTGCCTCTGCTCTTTACGCTGCTGGCGGTGGGCGCGTTCCTCGTCGCGTCTCAGACACCTTCCACCGACGTGGTGAAGTTCGGCACCTTCATCGTGGGTGGCCGCGAAATTGGTAGCGCCCTGTTCACCACCTATCTGCTGCCCTTTGAGGCCACGTCCATCCTGATCCTTATCGCCATTCTCGGGGCGATTGTGCTGGCCCGGAAGGAGATCTAA
- a CDS encoding NADH-quinone oxidoreductase subunit M, with protein sequence MNLLNILLIVPAAGFLLTLLLPKDNPRLVRNFTLFVSLIAFLLSLGLIGPVLANPQQVSFETNAQWIEYPSIRYHVGLDGLSLWLVILSSFLTPIVILVSWKYVQKRVKEYYAFLLFLLFGVVGVFVALDLFLFFVFWEVSLVPMYFLIGIWGHDRRIYAAVKFFLYTMAGSALMLIAMVYLYNKSGTFDIPLLMDMMAKGRLTLNGTEGLLLFLAFFVAFAIKVPLFPLHTWLPDAHGEAPTAGSVMLASVLLKLGTYGIVRICLPLFPEAAHQNAQWIIGLAIGGIIYGALVAMVQPNMKRLVAYSSVSHLGFVILGVFTFTQVGLDGAVYQMLNHGISTGALFILVGMLYERRHSLEIADYGGVGTVAPWLSTMFVVTTLASVGLPLLNNFVGEFLVLQGAAERNFLYAVFAAVGVILSAVYMLWMVQRTFYGETPEAVKHHFSDLSAREWGVILPLVAMMVWMGIGSGSFLPAISASDSKILSVVHMKAPNAAKELANAR encoded by the coding sequence GTGAATCTGTTGAACATACTCCTGATCGTGCCGGCGGCGGGCTTTCTGCTCACGCTGCTGTTGCCGAAGGACAACCCGCGTCTGGTCCGGAACTTTACGCTGTTTGTTTCGTTGATCGCGTTTCTGTTGTCGCTTGGGCTCATCGGGCCGGTGCTGGCGAATCCGCAGCAGGTCTCGTTTGAAACCAACGCGCAGTGGATCGAGTATCCCTCCATCCGCTATCACGTCGGCCTGGACGGTTTGAGCCTGTGGCTGGTGATCCTCTCCTCGTTCCTCACACCCATCGTGATCCTGGTGAGCTGGAAGTATGTCCAGAAGCGAGTGAAAGAATACTACGCCTTCCTGCTGTTCCTGCTTTTCGGGGTCGTCGGTGTCTTTGTCGCTCTCGATCTTTTCCTATTCTTCGTGTTCTGGGAGGTCTCGCTGGTGCCGATGTACTTCCTGATCGGCATCTGGGGACACGACCGGCGGATCTACGCCGCGGTGAAGTTTTTCCTCTATACGATGGCGGGTTCGGCGTTGATGCTGATCGCCATGGTGTACCTCTACAACAAGAGCGGTACGTTCGACATCCCGTTGCTGATGGACATGATGGCCAAGGGCCGGTTGACGCTCAACGGGACGGAAGGCCTCCTGCTGTTCCTGGCCTTCTTCGTTGCCTTCGCCATCAAGGTGCCCCTGTTCCCGCTGCACACCTGGCTGCCGGACGCCCACGGTGAGGCGCCCACGGCCGGCTCAGTGATGCTGGCCTCGGTGCTGCTGAAGCTGGGTACCTACGGCATCGTGCGCATCTGCCTGCCGCTGTTCCCCGAGGCCGCGCACCAGAACGCTCAGTGGATCATCGGGCTCGCCATTGGAGGAATCATTTATGGCGCCCTGGTGGCTATGGTACAGCCGAATATGAAGCGGCTGGTGGCCTACTCTTCCGTCAGCCACCTCGGGTTTGTGATCCTTGGCGTCTTCACCTTCACCCAGGTTGGGTTGGACGGTGCGGTCTATCAGATGTTGAATCATGGCATCTCCACCGGCGCACTCTTCATCCTGGTGGGCATGCTCTATGAGCGGCGCCACTCGCTGGAGATTGCTGACTACGGCGGAGTGGGTACGGTGGCGCCGTGGCTTTCCACGATGTTTGTGGTCACCACCCTGGCCAGCGTCGGCCTGCCCTTGCTGAACAACTTCGTCGGCGAGTTTCTGGTACTGCAGGGCGCAGCCGAGCGCAACTTCCTTTACGCGGTCTTCGCCGCCGTCGGTGTGATCCTCTCCGCGGTGTACATGCTGTGGATGGTGCAGCGTACCTTCTATGGCGAGACCCCAGAGGCGGTGAAGCATCACTTCAGTGATCTATCGGCCCGGGAGTGGGGCGTCATTCTGCCACTCGTCGCCATGATGGTGTGGATGGGGATCGGTTCCGGCAGTTTCCTGCCGGCGATCAGTGCCAGCGATTCGAAGATCCTCTCCGTAGTCCATATGAAGGCCCCGAACGCCGCGAAGGAGCTTGCCAATGCCCGCTAG
- a CDS encoding complex I subunit 1 family protein, with protein sequence MNFFLLSLIKTGLVAFVLLTTLAYLQWIERKVLAHIQLRPGPYRVGPHGLLQPLADVVKLATKEGVIPANANAFFFLFAPFLAVTLALTSISVIPFGPEIEVFGVKTNMELAGVNIGVLFILALSSLGVYGIAIGGWASNSKYSLMGGLRSSAQMISYELPMSLAIAAPLLLVNTLNFRDMVNAQSGYWLGVIPKWNVFAGPFPQFFSFFIFLIAAFAETNRVPFDLPEAESELVSGFHTEYSSLGFAAFFMAEYANMITVCSVATLLYLGGWQPLWPSALGSDFLAPLIHFAAAGMLFYHAGQTVKSRTWDRFSFPAFGVIFLIVGALFLVPVLKPILIPLFWFVGKVGILLFIFIWIRGTLPRFRYDQLMRFAWTFLFPVAIVNLLITGLLVALQS encoded by the coding sequence ATGAACTTCTTCCTCCTCAGCCTGATCAAGACCGGCCTGGTGGCGTTTGTTCTGCTCACCACGCTGGCTTACCTGCAATGGATCGAGCGCAAAGTGCTCGCCCATATCCAACTTCGCCCCGGTCCCTACCGCGTGGGACCGCACGGCTTGCTGCAACCGCTGGCCGACGTCGTGAAGTTGGCCACCAAGGAGGGTGTTATTCCCGCCAATGCCAACGCCTTCTTCTTCCTGTTCGCGCCATTCCTGGCTGTAACACTCGCACTCACTTCCATCTCCGTCATTCCGTTCGGGCCGGAAATTGAAGTGTTCGGCGTGAAGACGAACATGGAATTGGCCGGTGTCAACATCGGAGTGCTCTTCATTCTGGCGCTCTCTTCGTTGGGCGTGTATGGCATCGCGATCGGTGGCTGGGCGTCCAACTCGAAGTACTCGTTGATGGGCGGCCTGCGCAGTTCGGCGCAAATGATCAGCTACGAATTGCCGATGTCTCTGGCGATTGCGGCTCCGCTGCTGCTGGTGAACACTCTGAACTTCCGGGACATGGTCAACGCGCAATCGGGCTACTGGCTGGGCGTGATTCCGAAGTGGAATGTGTTTGCCGGGCCCTTTCCTCAGTTCTTTAGTTTCTTCATCTTTCTCATCGCAGCCTTTGCGGAAACGAACCGCGTGCCGTTCGACCTGCCCGAGGCGGAGAGCGAACTGGTGTCGGGCTTCCACACGGAGTACAGCTCGCTGGGGTTTGCGGCGTTCTTCATGGCGGAGTACGCCAACATGATTACGGTCTGTTCGGTGGCGACGCTGTTGTATCTCGGTGGCTGGCAGCCGTTGTGGCCTTCGGCCCTTGGCTCCGATTTCCTGGCGCCCCTCATCCACTTCGCAGCTGCCGGGATGCTCTTCTATCACGCCGGGCAGACGGTGAAGAGCCGCACCTGGGATCGTTTCTCGTTTCCGGCCTTCGGCGTTATCTTCCTGATCGTTGGAGCGCTGTTCCTGGTTCCGGTGCTGAAGCCGATTCTTATTCCACTGTTCTGGTTTGTGGGTAAGGTGGGCATCCTGCTGTTCATCTTCATCTGGATCCGCGGAACGTTGCCGCGTTTCCGCTATGACCAACTCATGCGGTTTGCCTGGACGTTCCTGTTCCCGGTGGCTATCGTCAACCTGTTGATCACAGGTCTGCTGGTGGCCTTGCAGAGCTAA
- a CDS encoding NADH-quinone oxidoreductase subunit N, whose translation MPASFVPPSPQELFRFAPEMLLTVVGTLIMVMEPLSAPEGKRKFAIITFLALAVGIALTIAGTNDPGTAFSKMLVMDGFAAFFRILVMVVGLLVVLISTNYLKLEQHESGEYYALVLFSIVGQCLMVSANELIMLFIGLECSSISSYVLAGYLREDKRNNESALKYFLMGSFATAFLLYGVAWIYGLTGTTNLSLIRQTLLDPTTPHNLVMLGAATALLFVGLAFKVSAAPFQMWAPDVYQGAPAPVTAFMSVGPKAAAFAMFLRILMTAFEPLKDRWEPVLWVCALATMVIGNFAALRQTNIKRLLAYSSIAHAGYVMVALTAHSETGTAATMFYLASYAFMNIGAFAVVTYVARRGEKYVQTQDLAGLSQTQPLVAAMLTIFLLSLTGIPLTAGFFGKFYIFKAALDANLVWLAVLGMLNSAVAAYYYLRIIVVMYMQPPAESTESLLAPSAGIRFAILCTAIVTLILGIFPSFVLDYAGKSASLIR comes from the coding sequence ATGCCCGCTAGTTTCGTGCCGCCCTCCCCGCAGGAGTTGTTTCGCTTTGCGCCTGAAATGTTGTTGACCGTGGTGGGCACGCTCATCATGGTGATGGAGCCGCTCAGCGCGCCAGAGGGTAAGCGCAAGTTCGCGATCATCACGTTTCTGGCGCTCGCTGTCGGTATCGCGTTGACCATTGCCGGGACGAACGATCCCGGCACCGCCTTCTCGAAGATGTTGGTGATGGATGGCTTCGCGGCCTTCTTCCGCATCCTGGTGATGGTGGTGGGACTGCTGGTCGTTCTCATCTCCACGAACTACCTAAAGCTCGAGCAGCATGAATCGGGGGAATACTACGCCCTGGTGCTCTTCTCCATTGTTGGCCAGTGCCTGATGGTGTCGGCCAATGAGCTCATCATGCTGTTTATCGGCCTGGAGTGCTCGTCGATCTCGAGCTATGTCCTGGCCGGCTACCTCCGCGAGGACAAGCGGAATAACGAGTCGGCGCTGAAGTACTTCCTGATGGGTTCGTTCGCGACGGCCTTCCTGCTGTATGGAGTCGCCTGGATCTATGGGCTCACCGGGACCACAAACCTGAGCCTCATCCGGCAGACGCTGCTGGATCCCACCACGCCGCACAATCTGGTGATGCTGGGCGCCGCGACCGCCTTGCTGTTTGTCGGGCTGGCATTCAAAGTCTCGGCAGCGCCGTTCCAGATGTGGGCGCCGGATGTCTACCAGGGTGCGCCCGCGCCGGTCACCGCCTTCATGTCGGTGGGCCCCAAGGCCGCCGCCTTCGCCATGTTCCTGCGAATCCTGATGACCGCGTTTGAGCCGCTGAAGGACCGCTGGGAGCCGGTGCTATGGGTCTGCGCGTTGGCCACGATGGTCATCGGCAACTTCGCCGCCCTGCGCCAGACGAACATCAAGCGCCTGCTGGCGTATAGCTCCATCGCCCATGCCGGCTACGTAATGGTGGCGCTGACCGCGCACAGCGAAACCGGCACCGCGGCCACGATGTTCTATCTCGCCTCCTACGCCTTCATGAACATCGGCGCCTTTGCCGTCGTTACCTATGTGGCGCGGCGCGGCGAGAAGTACGTTCAGACGCAGGATCTGGCCGGGCTGAGCCAGACGCAGCCACTGGTGGCTGCCATGCTCACCATCTTCTTGCTGTCGCTCACCGGTATTCCGCTCACCGCGGGCTTCTTCGGTAAGTTCTATATCTTCAAGGCGGCCCTGGACGCGAACTTGGTATGGCTGGCCGTGTTGGGTATGTTGAACAGCGCCGTTGCCGCCTACTACTACCTGCGCATCATCGTAGTGATGTACATGCAGCCGCCCGCCGAAAGCACCGAGTCGCTGCTGGCGCCCAGCGCCGGTATCCGCTTTGCCATTCTGTGCACGGCCATCGTTACGCTGATTCTGGGTATCTTCCCGTCGTTTGTGCTGGATTACGCGGGTAAATCCGCCTCGTTGATCCGGTAA